DNA sequence from the Solea solea chromosome 12, fSolSol10.1, whole genome shotgun sequence genome:
TCAACATGTAGTTTCATAATTCATAGGCTCCAACAATGATGCGTTTTAATCAAAATTGTATTGAGGAGTTCTAGGATTCAGGTCCATGAacatcactgtgtttatttCCAGGCTGTttgttatgttaaaaaatgtaaaggAGGTGATTTCACAATGCTTTAATGCTTTAGGCTGTTtcactgctgccctctgctgcctGAAATGTTGCACTACAAAAACAATGGATTAACTGTACATTTATTGAAGCAAAAAGTCAGATTATTTCCAGATAGCAAAGCATGGTCATTTATTTGTAATTGAATGCTGTGATAAaagtcattttgtcatttgttgttCTTTCTTGTCTTTGACACAGAATCATAGAATTCATATTCAGTCATGATTTCATAAACCCTCTGTCCTCATGGAAGCATGTGTAGCACCTTCACTAGCCTTTGAGCTTCATCGAGTGCTTATAAACACACATTAGAGACACTGCTGTTTGGAGGAGAAcgtcaccacagtggatcatctgcctctatcttgtcctatcccttgtgtcctcttctgttacaccaactgtcctcatgtcctccatcttcaacatccttttgTCCAGTATAATCACTATCCTACTATTATCTAGTCCAGTGAtgtttgaccagtattggaacAATACTAAATATCTTATCAGCTCATTCCTGATCTTGTATAATAGCATtgacctcatcattcaactgcTAAACGAAACATTGATTTCAAATGATGttgcaaatgtttgtttgatGTGTTGAAGCAGTttataaatgcaaaaataacaaaaatatattgGATTTATCATTAGCCACGAAGAATATCACACCGTAATGTCCTTTTaatgtcctttttcttttgctgcctagcaacaaaagaaacaaatcaacCTACTCCATTTCTTCATAACAACATAAGAGTGGATTGTGTTACATTTAGTCCAGGTTTTCCTGAGTGAGCTCcgtgttgtcgtcgtcgtctgcCAACTTTGAGTGGTCAGGAATCAAAAGCCTGCCTCCTACAGGGGCAGATGTGCACAGCATCCAGTGGTTTGTGTCCAGTTCAGCTTTGTGGGAATCCAAGAATGTGTGAGCGGTCAACTCGTACTCTCTGCCACACGCCGTCCTGAAGAAACACACAAGAAAAGTTTGAACCCGATCACATCATTACAGCACTGACAGTTGTGCTGCTGGTTTATAGATCTCTTTATTTAAAGAATAGAAATCCTGTTTGGCCTCTCAGATCTATTGACCCAGGTCAGACCATCAAGCCCAGTTCAAACCAAATGTGGTGAAGCAGCACCAACTGTGAATATCTTTGAATCCAGGTTCACCAGACATGTCTATGATTATGATTTCAGTTCTTTGTGGGAACTTTAATGTTTAATCCGTTGCTGCACTGTTCACTCGTTTAACAAGTTTAAAgtgaattattgttttatgcTGCACTAACATCATATTGTAAGTTctattttttctatttattctccactctgttttatttatataataattggCTTTTGTTCAAATTTGAATGTTTCCTAACTTTTAActgttatttagtttttttgttgctcATGTGTATGAAATGCAGACATGACTTCTGActgacagcagtgtcagtgtctgcagGAGAGAAGCGATAATGTGTATTTAACCTTGTATTCAGATGGTTTTACCCGTATCATATCACTGTAACTCCGAATGAGATTTCTCTTTCTGTACATTTAGACAGTATATGTAATATGTACACTAGTAGCACATTGTCAGTGGATGCTCCaggtgtttttgtcattatgaGAACACAAATCACAGGCGTTAATATCAACATTTTCCctttgaaaggaaaagaaacatCCTCACCAGATGATGTGATCGCTCAGAACAGCAAGAGCCCGGTTGGTCTTGCAGTGTTTGATCACCACATTCACATTAGcctgaaaaagagagagagaaaatgcttATCACAGTTTTCGAAAAGCACAACATCAGAACATAAAGTATTGTATAAAGTGTTATTAAACTGTTGTAAAGAGTCAGTGTAGACTTACAGGAACAGGCTGACCCTCAAACTCCAGCCTCTCCTGGGGGTTAAAATACTCGATTTTCCACCACGACAGGTAGGAAGTGTCTTCCACTAAGTTGACCTCCTGGAGACGGGACTTCTTTGCGTACTtgaatcaaaatcacaataatatGAGATTGATGACAGTAACATTTGAAAGTGTAAACTGGGTAACATTTAGACACAAACAAAGGTCTGACAGTGTGTGGACTCATTTgacagaatcagaatcagggacttgacatttgtttacatttttatcagcTTTGagcaacatttttgaaattccactaaaaaaatatatatcccAAAAGCATCAATGCATTCAAAGTGTTCTTCTTATCTCTTCATCTGCAGTAAATCATTAATGTTTGGAATCTACCTTTTGAAAACTCCGTAGGTCACTTGTCAAGTAAAGCTGAGGAAGAAACACAGTTTAATAACATTATTAGATATTCACATTATGGTGCATATGTCATGTTGACTCTTGGTCTGTATGATAATGTTCACTTACCCCTCTGGCAAAGCCACTTGTTGTTTTTAGGGCAAAGGTTTGCTCATAATACAGAGTGGATCCTTCAGGGCTGTCGTCCacactgcagtcacacacacacacacacacacacagaggtttacATGTAAGAGTGTTatcatgcatgtgcatgtgcatgtgcatgtgcatgtgcatgtgcatgtgcatgtgcatgtgcatgtgcatgtgcatgtgcatgtgcatgtgcatgtgcatgtgcatgtgcatgtgcatgtatgtgtgtgtgtgtgtgtacctggtgaTGATGAAGGCGGTGCGTGTGCAGGGCTGGATGATTCGTCCTGCACAGACTTCACACGGCGCCTGAATGGTGATCGAGGGAAACTTCATCAACCTGTCGATGTCTGTGTTGATGCTCACTGCGCTGCACTCCCTGGTTCCCCCGCCGGCGTTCATCAGCATTACAACATCCCCAATGTGCACATTTCCATCATTAGTCACAGAGAGTTTCACCTATAATGAGCACAAACAGATTATTCATTATTGTTCCTAACACTGTACACATGCTGCTGTGATTGTATTGATGTATTGTTTACGTACGGGTGTAAACATGTTGCGCTTCAGTAAGTCTTCTTTTTGGGAAGTGAGTTCTCCCCGTTCCTTCTTCTCCTGGTACTCTTTCTTTGCATCCTGgaaaacatgaacaacatgtatgtatataaaaaaaggtgGTGAGCATgagcactgtttttatttactcacACTCCAATTGTACACAGGTGAGTTTTGTGTGAAAAAGGCAAGAATAATacaaggttaaaggttaaaggttaaataaagtacattttttaagtatgtatgtacatgttaAAGGAAGAATAGTGTAGCCTGaagttttcctctttttttctcatgaacaatatgtatttttaatgtgcTCCCATTacaattttctttattgttgtgAAGGTGAAATGATAATTATTTTACTCCCTGTAATTGTGCCAAATggtgaaatgatgcacaaataaatgaacatcaTACTGATAAACCCAAGGGGTGACATTTTCAAGTTTCAATGAAGAGCTGAAATAATGAATGGTTATATTTTTAACCTTTTGGTAACATGAtttcaattcattttcatttatcgCCCAGTTTCCTAAAAACAGTATCATTTTACGCCTTGTGTAAAACTATTAAAACATTAACTCTTGGTTAATTCTAACACATAACAGGTGCTTGAAAACAAACCTCTTCTAGTTGCTGGTCCTCAGTCCAGTTCCCGATCTTCACCTTTGGCTGATAAGTTCTCTTCTGAGCCATTTTCGCCCTAAATACTGACAAGTATCTGTGCACATGTGCAGCTGCAGCGACTGTAGCTACTGTTCTTTGTTTACAGCCACGTTTCTATGGCAACAGAAGCTAACAAAGTCAAGTTCCACCTCCTGTCAGTGGTCACAAGAGGGCGTGCTGGTGCAGTATGTGTGAAGTCAGGTCAACTTGTTTGATGTAAAATGAGAAAAGAATAGAACAATTGGATAAAGGTCGTCATTAAGTCGTAAATTTAACACGGATGGTACATTTTTGACAAACACGTGTGTCCTTTGATCATTTTACATCAAAGTAtcagaaagagacagaagaaggATGGTTTGATGCATGTAAATAAGACAGGATTGGAGAGCTGATGTTGGTTCCTGAAACATATTTATGTGGCTCTAATTCAATcaagatttgacttttttgggagTGTGGTGTGATGTCCTGTATCATGTTTCCTCATGATGCACAGATTTCCCTTTAGGACATGATGGAGGGACTGAGACGAGCAGGGATGAGAGGAAGAGATGTTAagtctgcatgtgtgtaaatatgttgGAAGTGGCTGAGTTTTAGTTTATGTTCATTTTCAGTAAAAggtttgtttggatgtgttttcgcTAACATAAATTTGCTGCATAAACtataaaaggaggaggaaaggcaGAGAGAGTTGTTTGCTTCCTTTCTGATATGAAGACACCATTGTAACATAGTTACACTAACtcttagttttgcttttctttttcatttgtttccatgtcgTGTCATTAATTCTCCTGTCTTTTCAGATCCCGCCTTTCCTCCATGTCATGCAATCaactcatttccctcacctgCTTTTCCCCGCCCATCTCCTCACCTGCAGTCCATTTGCTCATTAGTCCCTCATTAGTATATATACTAGCCCATTTTACTTTGACCCCTGCcagattgtcttgtgtttgtttttctagttTGCCTTCTTGCTCTGACCCTATTTGCCTTTCTTGGACATCAGAGTCCTGCCTGCCGCTTGTCAgatttgtttgcctgttttctgactgatttcCTGGTTTGGACTCTGCCTGTTGGACAAAGTAAACTgccttttcctccacaaactTGCCTGCCTCGTTTTTTGGGTTCTCCCTTGCCAGTTCCAGTGATCGTGACAACCATATGCCTGAAatacttgggaaagggagggggtgagtggaggagtcctccatttatTACAGTCTGCAGcgtcaccactagatgtcactaattcttaggTACATTAGGGACACAACAATTCTGACTTCAGACTTCAGTGCTttaattatacagtatgtgcccactgacacacacacacacacacatatatatatatatatatatatatatatatatatatatatatatatatatatatatatatatatatatatacccacaTGGGAAAtgtgccatcatcatcatcatcatttgaatgaattacactcaatgtacaaaaaacaaaactaaatgatTCTATTCTATCTActggtggagctggaggtgtcAGAGCTCAAGATCCTGACATTTCCAGGGCAGCAGTAAAAGAGGAAggccacagagaaggttcatggatgttgccaaggaggacatgaggacagctggtgtaacagaagaggacaaaagggagaggacaagatggaggcagaagaagaactacttcAATCATGGTACAATAAGATAATGGTTGAGTTCTGAAGTGAGTCATTCCAATGACTGTTTAATCCTTCATAGTTCCTTGTCTTGAgggcattttcttttctttttttgaaggaAATAAAGAATTTGTTTGTAAATGCTGCCGTCCTGAACGAatatgtctctctctgtgtgtcagtgaccATTGGCTCGGTCTCTGGCTCCAGGGCCGTTCGTGTGACTAAGTTTGTGGTTCCTTTCCTTCGCCGCGTCactgtcttcctcctcttcatcgctCCTGTCGTCGCCCTCCAGCTGCAGGATGAGGAAGAGTTTCAGACAAGGACGTGATGATGAACcaaagtgcataaaaaaaaagacatctgccctcacacagaaacacacgtgaacacacGTGAACACACGTGAACACACGTGAACACACCTTGCTGAAGATGACCTTGCAAAGCATTCGTGAGATGAGAACAGCCCAGAAGAGGTGCAGCATCTGGAGAACCACAAGCATGACGTTGAAGAAGTAGTAGCCGAAGAAGGGAGGAAACCGCTCCACCGGATACACCCATGTGCAGTGGATCAGCCTAAGGTTTGATATGCACACATCAAAATTATTGTCGCCCATTTCACCGTGATCATAATCCTGTGTCTTGCTTTCATTTCACACTTACCAGAAAGGAAAGATGACAAGTCTAGTCCCCATAAAGTTAGctacaaacaccacaaacatgGTGTTAGCAGTCCGGTGCCACTTAGCATAGTTGAGTACTTTTGCACCCtgtgagacagaaaacagaaagaaatgtgtgttttaagtttttatatTAGTTTGTAGATGAACAATAACAATTGGTCAATGGTCAGAAATTTGATAAATAAAATTGTGTTAAATTGTAATGATTCTAAAATGTATGGTCATACATTgataacagaaaaacaatgaacagACAGCATTTGACTGGATTTTCAAATACTTAAGAACATTAGAAATCCTGCTGGtctaacacaaataaaataaaatggacacTAATGGATTTATTGTGGCAGCACTAGCAGGCCAGAGGGAGGAAATGTCGACTGTATTTAAGTTTATTTGGAAACATCAAACCTGTTTTAACAGACATTTTCACTTTCCagtcattatattttattatacacATATTTAGAATATGAAACCCAAGCTTCAAGATACATGAACTTCATTTTAGCCTCTCCTAACCTGTGAATTGTACAAgctgttgcttttcttttctaaaaGAGATTGGAACAAAACATTTGGTCTGTgtaagaaaaactgaaaatacagAATTGCACTTGAAGTTAGTGACGTAACAACAGCACTGACCTCCAGCAGAATATCAGCAGAGTCATGAAGGACCATCACGATCGTCCCAATACGGATGTAGTTTGCAACCCAGGAGAAACTCAGAAGAGTCAGCGTGGCCACATGATGAACCACCTGCTCTTTGAAGTCCTACACATGAAAATATGATGCATGACAATATGATATATCACAAGATAATGTGATACAAGATAATATAATAGAATTTATGACAAGATAATATGATATATCAcaagataatataatataatatatgacaAGATAATATGATATATCAcaagataatataatataatatatgacaAGATAATATGATATATCAcaagataatataatataatatatgacaAGATAATATGATATATCACAAGATAatatgatttcatttcattcaggtagtcagctgacctcattctttgggctcataatgttgctgaacctagacctgaccaactgcagcaaccccttacctatttgctttgTTAAATCCAGAATAAACAGTATTTGATATAAGGTACATAAGAGTTAGTGCCTCTGGCCCCTCTTAACTATCTGTGATCAGATAacacttcaccacatgcatttacacctggtattaacatcctcTCCGGCGTCCACGTCAAGATCTGATTGCTATCTGATCACGGTCATCCCGCCCTTACTTCACCTCCCTCTCTTGTGCgaagatttccagcagcagactacaGCGTCACATCCTGTCTGCcgccatatcaacaacaacgtTAGCCACACATGAAATGGCGCTACTGTATGGACTTTTCTTCAAACCATCAACGTATTTCTGCTCACATGGTTTGCATTAGCATTTAGACTTCTGTTCAATGGGGTCACAATGCGTCTCCAACCAcctcctgaagtggtttggcagattgGATAAGAATCTGTCCTCGGGTGTATTTGACACCTGTACTTAAGAGTGATCCGGTGCTTCCTGCTTGTAatccaatcacagaaaacacgTCTTAATGCCATGtgtaacatgtaaacatgaGGTTTAACATGTAAACCTCTGACTGAAAAGCCTGGTTCTTGACAGCTCAGACAGTCACTGATGTTAACAATGTTAACCTCAGCGTGACTGTCCTGAGGTCAATGACCTGAAGGTCAATGAAGGTCTGTTCATTCCTCCGTCAACATGTATGGGATTCAGAGatttttgccatctttaaaacgCTCACACGTGTTGCTTTAGAAACATTCTTCTCAGATATTCCATTCATGGATGacattgtttctgtgtttggttGCTTCTCCTGGGCCTTGCATCTGTTTTCATGAAGGTCCACTTTGAGTATCATCAGCAGGGTTTGactgtgtctccaggtgtctcTGCTCCATCTCTTAGGCGTAGACACTTGTTGGCATATTATCAGCTGGGTGGTGCAGGATTCTTAGAATTCCTTGTTATCTTACAGTGGGTGGTAGGAGTCAAAGAGTCAATGCTGTTCTACGTGAGGATTATCACACCAAGGAAGCAACATGTACATATTTTGGAAAGGGAGGACAGTTGATTTGAAAGGAGTAAAATGGCCCAAAATGTTTCTATATTCAtcacaaaaaagtaaacattttcagCAGTTCAGCCTTTCTCAAATAATGTGTGCACTTACTTTCCGTTTCACATCAAACGTGAGGCTAAGGAGCAGAGAAGTGTAGAAGCCCATTTCCAGGATGTAATACCAGTACTGAGACGGCAGCATGGACTGTATGGatgaaacacatacacatgtattagactaaaatactgtattatacATAACAACCTTGTGGGTTTGCCCTAAAACTCCTACCTGTTTAGGGAAGCCTGCCCAAACCTCCTTCAGATTATAAAACCAAGGTTTCTATAgccagagaaaacagagaggaagaggaatgtgAGGAGAAGTTGGAACAGAGCCGactagaaataataaaaaaaactgaaagttGATCAATGAGCTCATGTGAACTACCAGAGCATGAGAAAAACCCTGGAGCACTGACAGAcgtgagatagagagagagcaagatGAGGAGGGGAAATAATGCTGATACACCCAAATATATGCAGGTAACACTGGAataaaaccacttcctgtggtaCGACATagaataatgaagaaaaactatacTCACATCATAAAGAGCAAAGATGCCCccaagaaaagcaaaaaaataaaacacacaccgCCAACTGTTGACAAATGAGAATagtcacatgacatcatttACACACGCACTTACGTTATCGTGCAattattcatacacacacacacacacacacacacacctggcttCACAGAACCTCTTGCGTAGCGCTGGTCGATCctggttcctcctcctcctgaaccAGACCTGAATTCTTCTCTCTGACCAACTTGTCTTTTTACACAGTGACCTCACATCAGCCTGAGACAGAAGGGAAGTGTCTTTCATACACACAGttacagataaacacacattcacttcaACCGATACCGTAATATTTCTGGTAGCTCGTCCAATTCTGgcccagtttcctcccacagtccaaaaacatgcagatttgtggagattagacaaattggacacactaaattgacccTCGGTGAGAgtgcatggttgtttgtctctatgtggcgcaatgtcggctgggattggcaccagcaccccctgcgatcccacatttttaaattaaagaaattaggaaaaaagaaaatagtttgAGATACTTAAATGTTTTCAAACCACTCTGATAACTTACTTCTAGTTTAATGTTTACTCAGATCCCTGAATAAGCCTCAGATCTGGAGTTGTAATTGTACTCAAATCATTTTTatgaaagctgcagtgcataacttgaGTTATTATCATGCCTGTAATATTATGTGTATGTTGtgcctctgtcaagcaaaactatcagacctgagtaagggagcgtttgtgtgtatgcagcagcagagcaggggcaggCGGGGACAAAGGCAGTCTCACTGTACTAGTGCTTCCTATTGTGTCCTAGTGTTCCTAGTGTTATTGCTTGATGAGATCTGCTGTCACTCATACACTGACAGAAAAGCCCCTTTAACACACCTGTGATGGAACCCGTGCTCGGCTGCAGAAGTGATTTTCGAGGAGGGGGTTCATTTCTGC
Encoded proteins:
- the cers3b gene encoding ceramide synthase 2 encodes the protein MLQTLNEWLWWERLWLPANVSWSDLEDTEGRVYAKASQLHAALPCALCMLVVRYVFERFLATPLADFWEVKDRIRLSAEMNPLLENHFCSRARVPSQADVRSLCKKTSWSERRIQVWFRRRRNQDRPALRKRFCEASWRCVFYFFAFLGGIFALYDKPWFYNLKEVWAGFPKQSMLPSQYWYYILEMGFYTSLLLSLTFDVKRKDFKEQVVHHVATLTLLSFSWVANYIRIGTIVMVLHDSADILLEGAKVLNYAKWHRTANTMFVVFVANFMGTRLVIFPFWLIHCTWVYPVERFPPFFGYYFFNVMLVVLQMLHLFWAVLISRMLCKVIFSKLEGDDRSDEEEEDSDAAKERNHKLSHTNGPGARDRANGH
- the cfap161 gene encoding cilia- and flagella-associated protein 161, with amino-acid sequence MAQKRTYQPKVKIGNWTEDQQLEEDAKKEYQEKKERGELTSQKEDLLKRNMFTPVKLSVTNDGNVHIGDVVMLMNAGGGTRECSAVSINTDIDRLMKFPSITIQAPCEVCAGRIIQPCTRTAFIITSVDDSPEGSTLYYEQTFALKTTSGFARGLYLTSDLRSFQKYAKKSRLQEVNLVEDTSYLSWWKIEYFNPQERLEFEGQPVPANVNVVIKHCKTNRALAVLSDHIIWTACGREYELTAHTFLDSHKAELDTNHWMLCTSAPVGGRLLIPDHSKLADDDDNTELTQENLD